In the Arachis ipaensis cultivar K30076 chromosome B10, Araip1.1, whole genome shotgun sequence genome, one interval contains:
- the LOC107619867 gene encoding uncharacterized protein LOC107619867: MAETRKTKDQHEESSEEKVEEVVFLEEEDISKGVNACTNSLYGRIFAAKTFSIGTMDNALKAIWGKPEGFKVCDMGDNKFQFFFSNEVDVIRIERGASWLFKDYVLHVKRWNKEYTPNVEIITSFPVWTQFWGLPEPFKMLEVSKKLRERIV, encoded by the coding sequence ATGGCAGAAACAAGGAAAACTAAAGACCAACATGAGGAATCAAGTGAAGAGAAAGTAGAGGAGGTTGTTTTTTTGGAGGAAGAAGATATATCAAAAGGTGTGAATGCTTGCACTAACAGTCTCTATGGTAGAATTTTTGCTGCCAAAACATTCTCGATAGGAACCATGGATAATGCACTAAAGGCAATTTGGGGTAAACCAGAGGGATTCAAAGTCTGCGACATGGGCGATAACAAATTCCAATTTTTCTTCTCTAATGAAGTGGATGTAATCCGTATTGAACGTGGAGCATCGTGGCTGTTCAAAGATTATGTACTTCATGTCAAACGGTGGAATAAAGAGTATACCCCCAATGTGGAGATCATAACTAGTTTCCCAGTTTGGACACAATTTTGGGGATTACCAGAACCGTTTAAAATGCTAGAAGTTTCCAAGAAGTTAAGGGAACGGATAGTGTAG